The DNA window GTCGCTCACGCAAATCGCCAAGGCCAGCATGTCCACCGCCGAGTTCGACGAGCGGGGCATCTTCCGCTGGCGCAACTACACCCGGTTCGCCAAGGCGCCGACCGCGCCCGACCTCACCCTGACATCGGCGCGCGACATCGCCTCGCTCACCGTCACGGAGGAAATCGACGCCTGCCGCAACTACTGCGTACAGCCCTACAAGGACTGGACGTCCGTCGGTGTGGTCAGCGGCACCGTCTACAGCGACACCGCCGTCCGGGAGATCCCCGGGAACAGCTCGGTGACGGTCGAGTACCTGCTCGCCGAGGAGGAGTTCGACGTCGGACCGCCCAATGTCGACGACGACGAGAGCATCGCCCTCGGCTTCTCGGTGCGCTTCGCCGCCTCCAACGCGGCGGGCGCGGACGCCGTCAAGGGCGCGGTGGACATGCTGGCCCGGCGCGAGGAGGGCCGGCTGGTCCTGCGGTTCACCAACCGCACCGCCCAGCGGCTCTACACGGTGCTGGAGAACGGCAAACCATCCGTCTCCGTACAGACCCTCAAGCCGTCGGCGGAACCGACCGAGCGCCAGGCGACCTCCTCTGCACCTGGCAGCGCCAGCGAGAGGTACTACGGCCGCCAGGAGTTCTTCGGCGAGTCGAGCGACTGGGTGCAGGACTACCGGGCCGCGCGTGGGCTCGCCGACGCCATGCGCGCGGCCGGCGAGTACCCGGTGCCGGTCATCGGTGAGGTCGAGGTGCTGTACGACCCGCGGATCCAGCTCGGGGACGTGATCCGGCTCCTGGACTCCAACGGCGCCGAGCTCGACACCCTGGCGTGGGTGGTCGGCATCAAGACCGCGTCGACCGGCGCCGGGACCATGCAGCAGACGCTCACCCTGCGCGGCACACGGTCCAACGGCGTTCCCGCCGACTACGACCTGACACCCGACACGCACGCCGACCACACCCCCGCCCCCGCCGGGCCCTCGTACGCCGCCGTCCAGTCGGCGTACTCGACCCTCGACGCCCTCGCCACGGGCGGCAGGACCTGGCGACAGGTGAAGGAGGACACCGATGCCTGAGACACCACCGGAGACCGGCCCCGCGGCGCCGGTAACCCTCGACGACGAGCAGCTGCTGCGGCTCGCCTCCTCGGTGGCGGCGGAACTCGCCACCCACCTGGGAGTGCCCGTCGTCGAGACGGCGGACCCCGGACAGGGCGGACAGCCCGTCTCGGTCTCCCTGGAACTGCACCCTGATCCGCCGGCCCCGGAGCCCGCCCCCGCCGAAGCCGTCGTCCCCGTCGTACCCGTACAGCGCAAGGAGGAGGGTCCCGCATGACCACTCAGTACACGCCGCTCAGCAACCTGCCCTACCCGCAGCCGAGCGATCCCGCCAACCTGCCCGCGCACATGCAGTCCCTCGCCCAGTCCCTCGACGGGCGTACGGTGCTGCGCTTCGCCACCGCGACGGAGCGCGACGCCAAGCTGCCCACGCCCGTCGCCGGCACGGTCGCGTGGATCGCCTCGCCCGGACGGCTCATGAACTACACCGGCTCGGCATGGGTGCCCGTCGGCGCGGTGCCGGTCTTCCGGGTGAACTCCGACGGCGGCACGACCACGTCCGCCGCGTACGTGGAAACCCTGACGAGCGCCACCGGCGACCCGATGAACGCGGTGTTCACCGTCCCCGCCTCCGGCCAGGTCATCATCAGCGTCGGCTGCTACATGTTCAGTACGGCGACGAACGTCGGCACCTACATGTCGGCCAACATCCGCAACGCCGCGGGAACCGTCGTGCTCAGCGCCAACGACGCCCGCGCCGCCCTGGTGAACTCCCCCAACCGGGCGTCCGTGTCGACCCAGTTCCTCGTCACCGGACTGGCCGTCGGCACCACGCACACCGCCACACCGGCCTACCGGTCGGGGGGCACCACGAACACCGCCAACTACGACACTCGTTACATCAGGGTCGACCCGATCATGTGACGCCGCTCCCCACCCCGCCCCGGCCCGCCGCTGACCAGAGCGGCGGGCCGGGGCGTTCTCACCTCCAGGCGACCCGAAGGAGAACCTCCATGGCCACCCTGTCCGCCGACGCCGTCGTACGAGCCCTGCGCGCCGAGGGCCTGCGCGTCGTGGAACACCGCGACTGGCGCACCCACAACCGCAACCACAAGGGGCGCTGGGGACCCGTCCACGGCGTGATGATCCACCACACCGTCACCAGCGCCACCGCCGATTCGGTCGGGTTGTGCTACAACGGCCACGCCTCGCTCCCCGGACCGCTCTGCCACGGCGTGATCGACAAGGCCGGCACCGTCCACCTCGTCGGCCACGGCCGGACCAACCACGCCGGCTCCGGCGACGGCGACGTGCTGCGGGCGGTCGTCGCCGAGAGGGGCGCTCCCGCTCCCGGCAGGAACACCGCGGACGGCAACGCCCACTTCTACGGCTTCGAGTGCGTCAACCTCGGCGACGGGGCCGACCCCTGGCCGAAGGCACAGCTCGACGCCATCGAGCGGGCGTCGGCCGCCCTGTGCCGCGCCCACGGCTGGTCTGCCGCCTCGGTCATCGGCCACAAGGAGTGGACGAACCAGAAGATCGACCCGCGCGGCTTCAGCATGTCGTCCATGCGGGAGCGGATCGCGGCACGTCTCGCGTCGCCGCCCTCCGCGCCGTCCGGTTCCGGCGGCCCGGCCGGCCCCGGCGAACCCTCCGGGTCCCGTTACGAGCCGTTCCCCGGCTCGGCGTTCTTCCGGCCCGGCGCGAACTCGCCGGTCATCACCGCCATGGGCCGCCGACTGGCCGCCGAGCGCTGCGCCGCGTACACCGTGGGCCCCGGCCCGCGCTGGTCGGAGGCGGACCGGCGTTCGTACGCCAGGTGGCAGCGCAAGCTCGGCTACACGGGCGCGGACGCCGACGGCGTGCCCGGCCGGGCCTCCTGGGACGCCCTGAAGGTCCCGCGCGTCCGCTGACCGGTACCTCGCCGCCCGCCCGCTCCCCCAGAAAGGCACCCCGATGTCGGAAGCCACCCAGCGGACCGTCCGCACCGTCCTCCAGACGGCCATCGCCATCGCCGTCGTCCTGCCGGCGCTCGTCGAGTCGTCCGGACTCGCGCGGAGCCTGCCGTGGGCCGCCGGGGCGGTCGCCGCCGCCGGCACGCTCAGCCGGCTGATGGCGCTCGACTCCGTACAGCGACTGCTGCCCCGGTCCCTGCGCATCCCCCGCCGTGACAGTGACCTGCTGTCCCTTCTCCAGCAGCACCGGAGCCGCCCATGACCGAGCCCGCACCTCACGACCCGGCGGCCGTCGCACTGGAGCTGGAGCGACTGCGCGGCACCGTGGAGGTGGGATTCGCCCGGGTCGACGGATCACTCGCCCTGCTCGTGCAGCGCAGTGACCAGAGCGACCGGCAGCTGGCCGACCACGAGACACGGATCGACACGCTGGAGCGCGGCCGGTGGCCGCTGCCCAGCCTCGCGGCCGTCACGGCCATCGCCGGAATGCTGCTGTCCCTCTGGCAGCTCAGCACGCGCTGAACCGGCCCCGGAAACGCCGCAGGGCGGCCACCCCGTGAAGGGTGACCGCCCTGTGGACGTACAGACACGCGCTCTTACTGGTTGTACGGACCGTAGTCGTAGTCCTCCAGCGGAACGGCCTGGCCGGAGCCGGTGCCGAACGGCGAGTAGTCGATGTCGTCGTAGCCGACGGCCGAGTACATCGCGGCCTTGGCCTCCTCGGTGGGCTCGACCCGGATGTTGCGGTAGCGGGACAGACCCGTACCGGCCGGGATGAGCTTACCGATGATGACGTTCTCCTTGAGGCCGATCAGGGAGTCGGACTTGGCGTTGATCGCCGCGTCCGTCAGAACCCTGGTCGTCTCCTGGAAGGACGCCGCCGACAGCCACGACTCGGTCGCCAGCGAGGCCTTGGTGATACCCATCAGCTGCGGACGGCCGGAGGCCGGGTGGCCGCCTTCCGTGACCACACGACGGTTCTCGCCCTCGAAGCGGCCGCGCTCGACGAGCTCGCCCGGAAGCAGCTCGGCGTCGCCCGACTCGATGATCGTCACGCGGCGGAGCATCTGCCGGATGATGATCTCGATGTGCTTGTCGTGGATCGACACACCCTGGCTGTTGTAGACCTTCTGGACTTCGCCGACCAGGTGGACCTGGACCGCGCGCTGACCGAGGATCCGCAGCACGTCGTGCGGGTTGGTGGCGCCCACGGTGAGCTTCTGGCCCACCTCGACGTGGTCGCCCTCGCCCACCAGCAGACGGGCACGCTTCGAGATCGGGAACGCCGTCTCGTCGCTGCCGTCGTCCGGGGTGACGACGATCTTCTTGGTCTTCTCGGTCTCCTCGATACGGATGCGGCCGGCCGCCTCCGAGATCGGGGCGACACCCTTGGGCGTACGAGCCTCGAAGAGCTCGACGACACGGGGCAGACCCTGGGTGATGTCGTCACCGGCCACACCACCGGTGTGGAAGGTACGCATCGTCAGCTGCGTGCCGGGCTCACCGATGGACTGGGCGGCGATGATGCCGACCGCCTCACCGATGTCGACCAGCTTGCCGGTGGCCAGCGAGCGGCCGTAGCAGAAGGCACAGGTGCCGACCGCGGACTCGCAGGTCAGGACCGAGCGGGTCTTGACCTCCTCGACGCCGTGCACGACCAGCTGGTCGATGAGCACGTCACCGAGGTCGACGTTGGCCGGCGCGATGACCTTGCCGTCGATGACGACGTCCTCGGCGAGCATGCGTGCGTACACGCTCGTCTCGACGTCGTCGGTCTTGCGGAGGATGCCGTCGGCGCCCTTCTCCGCGATCTTCAGCTTGAGGCCGCGGTCGGTGCCGCAGTCCTCCTCACGGATGATCACGTCCTGCGAGACGTCCACCAGACGACGGGTCAGGTAACCCGAGTCGGCGGTACGCAGGGCGGTGTCGGCGAGACCCTTACGGGCACCGTGGGTGGAGATGAAGTACTCCAGCACGGACAGACCCTCACGGAACGACGCCTTAATCGGGCGAGGAATCGTCTCGTTCTTGGCGTTCGACACCAGACCACGCATACCGGCGATCTGACGCATCTGCATCATGTTTCCTCGGGCACCCGAGTCAACCATCATGAAGATGGGGTTCGTCTTGGGGAAGTTCGCGTTCATCGCCTCGGCAACCTCGTTGGTCGCCTTGGTCCAGATCGCGATGAGCTCCTGAGTGCGCTCTTCCTTGGTGATGAGACCGCGCTCGTACTGCTTCTGGACCTTCTCGTCCTGCGCCTCGTAGCCCTTGACGATGGCCTTCTTGGCCTCGGGCACGACGACGTCGGAGATGGCCACGGTGACGCCCGAACGGGTCGCCCAGTGGAAGCCCGCCGCCTTCAGGTTGTCGAGCGTCGCCGCCACGATCACCTTGGGGTAGCGCTCCGCCAGGTCGTTGACGATCTCGGAGAGCTGCTTCTTGCCCACCGAGTAGTCGACGAACGGGTAGTCCTCGGGCAGCAGCTCGTTGAAGAGCGCGCGGCCCAGCGTGGTGCGCAGCCGGAAGCTGTCACCCTGCTGGAACTCCTGCTCGCCCTCCTCGGCGACCGGCGGCACCCAGCCACGCGGCGGGATGGTGCCCACCGGGAAGCGGATGTCGACCTTGGCCTGGAGCGACAGCTCGCGGTTGTCGAACGCCATGGTCGCCTCGGCGGTCGAGCCGAAGCTGCGGCCCTCACCGATGACCTTGCGCTCTTCCTCGTCGGTCGTGAGGAAGAAGAGACCGAGAACCATGTCCTGGGTCGGCATGGTGACGGGACGACCGTCGGCCGGCTTCAGGATGTTGTTCGAGGACAGCATCAGGATGCGGGCCTCGGCCTGCGCCTCCGCGGAGAGCGGCAGGTGAACGGCCATCTGGTCACCGTCGAAGTCCGCGTTGAACGCGGTGCAGACGAGCGGGTGGATCTGGATGGCCTTGCCCTCGACCAGCTGGGGCTCGAAGGCCTGGATGCCGAGGCGGTGCAGCGTGGGCGCACGGTTCAGCAGAACCGGGTGCTCGGCGATGACCTCTTCGAGCACGTCGTACACGACCGTGCGGCCGCGCTCGACCATGCGCTTCGCCGACTTGATGTTCTGCGCGTGGTTCAGGTCGACCAGGCGCTTCATCACGAACGGCTTGAAGAGCTCCAGCGCCATGGCCTTCGGCAGACCGCACTGGTGCAGCTTGAGCTGCGGGCCGACGACGATCACGGAACGCGCGGAGTAGTCCACACGCTTGCCGAGAAGGTTCTGACGGAAGCGGCCCTGCTTGCCCTTGAGCATGTCGGACAGCGACTTCAGCGGACGGTTGCCGGGGCCCGTGACCGGGCGACCACGACGGCCGTTGTCGAAGAGCGCGTCGACGGCCTCCTGAAGCATGCGCTTCTCGTTGTTCACGATGATCTCGGGAGCACCGAGGTCAAGGAGTCGCTTCAGGCGGTTGTTGCGGTTGATCACGCGGCGGTACAGGTCGTTCAGGTCGGAGGTCGCGAAGCGGCCACCGTCCAGCTGCACCATCGGACGCAGGTCCGGCGGGATGACCGGCACGCAGTCGAGCACCATGCCCTTGGGGCTGTTGCTCGTCTGAAGGAACGCGGAGACGACCTTGAGGCGCTTGAGCGCACGGGTCTTCTTCTGGCCCTTGCCGGTACGGATGATCTCGCGGAGCCTCTCGGCCTCCTCCTCGAGATCGAACGACTCCAGACGCTTCTGCAGAGCAGCCGCGCCCATCGAGCCGTCGAAGTACGTACCGAAGCGGTCGCGCAGCTCGCGGTAGAGCAGCTCGTCGCCCTCGAGGTCCTGGACCTTGAGGTTCTTGAAGCGGCTCCACACCTCGTCGAGACGGTCGATCTCGCGCTGCGCACGGTCGCGCAGCTGCTTCATCTCACGCTCGGCGCCTTCGCGCACCTTGCGGCGTACGTCGGCCTTGGCGCCCTCGGCCTCGAGCTCGGCCAGGTCGGTCTCGAGCTTCTTGGCGCGGGCTTCGAGGTCGGCGTCGCGACGGTTCTCGACCTGCTGACGCTCGACGGAGACGTGCGCCTCCAGGGACGGCAGGTCGCGCGTACGGCGCTCCTCGTCCACGAACGTGATCATGTACGCGGCGAAGTAGATGACCTTTTCGAGGTCCTTCGGCGCGAGGTCCAGCAGGTAGCCCAGGCGCGACGGGACGCCCTTGAAGTACCAGATGTGGGTGACGGGTGCGGCCAGCTCAATGTGGCCCATCCGCTCACGACGCACCTTGGCGCGAGTTACCTCGACGCCGCAGCGCTCGCAGATGATGCCCTTGAAGCGGACACGCTTGTACTTACCGCAGTAGCACTCCCAGTCCCGGGTCGGGCCGAAGATCTTCTCGCAGAAGAGTCCGTCCTTCTCGGGCTTGAGCGTGCGGTAGTTGATGGTCTCCGGCTTCTTCACTTCGCCGTGCGACCAGGTCCGGATGTCGTCCGCGGTGGCGAGGCCGATCCGCAGCTCGTCGAAGAAGTTGACGTCGAGCACTTGTCGTCAATCCCTCTTTCGGGGTCGAGAGTCAATCATGGTCTGAACGGGTCCGGGGAGAGCCGGCCGCTGCGGTGAAGCAGCGGCCGGACAACCCGTCAGACCTCTTCGACGCTGCTCGGCTCGCGCCGGGACAGGTCGATACCGAGCTCTTCCGCAGCGCGGAAGACGTCCTCGTCGGTGTCGCGCATCTCGATGGACATGCCGTCCGAGGACAGCACCTCCACGTTGAGGCACAGGGACTGCATCTCCTTGATGAGCACCTTGAAGGACTCGGGGATGCCGGGCTCAGGAATGTTCTCGCCCTTGACGATGGCCTCGTAGACCTTCACGCGGCCGGTGACGTCGTCGGACTTGATGGTCAGCAGTTCCTGGAGGGCGTACGCGGCGCCATAAGCCTCCAGCGCCCACACCTCCATCTCACCGAAGCGCTGGCCACCGAACTGGGCCTTACCACCCAGCGGCTGCTGGGTGATCATCGAGTACGGACCGGTCGAACGAGCGTGCAGCTTGTCGTCGACCAGGTGGTGGAGCTTGAGGATGTACATGTACCCGACCGAGATCGGGTCCGGGAACGGCTCACCCGAGCGGCCGTCGAACAGGTTGGCCTTGCCGGACGGCTGGACCATCCGGTTGCCGTCGCGGTTCGGGATCGTGGACTCGAAGAGACCGGAGATCTCGTCCTCGCGCGCACCGTCGAACACCGGGGTGGCGACGTTGGTGCCGGGGGCGACCTCGTCGGCGCCGATGACCTTGAGGCGCTCCATCCACTCCTCGCTGCCCTCGACCTTCCAGCCCTGACTGGCGAGCCAGCCCAGGTGGATTTCGAGGACCTGTCCCGGGTTCATTCGGGACGGGACACCCAGCGGGTTGAGGATGATGTCGACCGGGGTGCCGTCCTCCATGAACGGCATGTCCTCGATCGGCAGGATCTTCGAGATGACGCCCTTGTTGCCGTGACGGCCGGCGAGCTTGTCACCATCGGTGATCTTGCGCTTCTGCGCGACGTAGACGCGAACCAGCTGGTTCACGCCCGGCGGCAGCTCGTCGCCCTCTTCGCGGTCGAAGACGCGGACGCCGATGATCTTGCCGACCTCGCCGTGCGGCACCTTCAGCGAGGTGTCGCGCACCTCGCGCGCCTTCTCACCGAAGATCGCGCGCAGCAGGCGCTCTTCCGGCGTCAGCTCGGTCTCACCCTTGGGCGTGACCTTGCCGACGAGGATGTCACCGGCGACGACCTCGGCACCGATACGGATGATGCCGCGCTCGTCGAGGTCCGCGAGGACCTCTTCGGAGACGTTCGGGATGTCCCGGGTGATCTCCTCGGGGCCGAGCTTGGTGTCACGGGCGTCGACCTCGTGCTCCTCGATGTGGATCGAGGAGAGGACGTCGTCCTGCACCAGACGCTGGCTGAGGATGATCGCGTCTTCGTAGTTGTGACCCTCCCACGGCATGAACGCCACGAGCAGGTTCTTGCCGAGCGCCATCTCACCCTGCTGGGTGGCGGGCCCGTCGGCGAGGACCTGGCCCTCGACGACCCGGGCGCCCTCGTCCACGACAACCTTCTGGTTGACGGAGGTGCCCTGGTTGGAGCGGGAGAACTTCGCGATCCGGTACGTGGTGTACGTGCCGTCGTCGTTGGCGACGGTGACGTAGTCCGCGGAAACCTCCTGGACCACACCGTCCTTCTCCGCCTTGATGACGTCACCGGCGTCGACCGCGCAGCGGTACTCCATGCCGGTGCCGACGAGCGGCGCCTCGGACGTGATCAGCGGCACGGCCTGACGCATCATGTTCGCGCCCATGAGCGCGCGGTTGGCGTCGTCGTGCTCGAGGAACGGGATCATCGCGGTCGCGACCGACACCATCTGGCGCGGCGAGACGTCCATGTAGTCGACGTCGTCGCCGGGGATGTAGTCGATCTCGCCGCCACGACGGCGGACGAGCACGCGCGACTCGGTGAAGCGCATGTCCTCACCCAGCGTCGCGTTGGCCTGGGCGATCACGAAGCGGTCTTCCTCGTCGGCCGTCAGGTAGTCGACCTCGTCGGTGACCACACCTTCGGTGACGCGGCGGTACGGCGTCTCGACGAAACCGAACGCGTTGACGCGTCCGTACGAGGCGAGCGAACCGATCAGACCGATGTTCGGGCCTTCGGGAGTCTCAATGGGGCACATGCGGCCGTAGTGAGACGGGTGCACGTCACGGACCTCGAAGCCGGCCCGCTCACGGGAGAGACCACCCGGACCAAGCGCCGACAGACGGCGCTTGTGGGTGAGACCCGACAGCGGGTTGTTCTGGTCCATGAACTGCGACAGCTGGCTGGTGCCGAAGAACTCCTTGATGGAGGCGACGACCGGCCGGATGTTGATCAGGGTCTGCGGCGTGATCGCCTCGACGTCCTGAGTCGTCATCCGCTCGCGTACGACGCGCTCCATACGAGCCAGACCCGTGCGGACCTGGTTCTGGATGAGCTCGCCGACGTTACGCAGACGACGGTTGCCGAAGTGGTCGATGTCGTCGGTCTCGACGACGATGCTCCGGCCCGACTCGCCGACCGTCTCGACCTCGCCGGCGTGCAGCCGGACCAGGTACTTGATGGTGGCGATGATGTCCTTGCTGGTGAGGACACCCGCGTTCAGCGGCTCGTCGGCGCCGAGCTTCTTGTTCACCTTGTAGCGGCCGACCTTCGCGAGGTCGTAGCGCTTCGGGTTGAAGTAGAGGTTCTCGAGCAGCGTCTGAGCGGCCTCGCGCGTGGGCGGCTCGCCCGGGCGGAGCTTGCGGTAGATGTCGAGCAGCGCGTCGTCCTGGCCCTGGGTGTGGTCCTTCTCCAGGGTGGCGCGCATGGACTCGTACTCGCCGAACTCTTCGAGGATCTGCTCGGTGGTCCAACCGAGAGCCTTGAGGAGAACGGTCACGGACTGCTTGCGCTTGCGGTCGATGCGGACACCGACCATGTCGCGCTTGTCGATCTCCATCTCCAGCCAGGCACCCCGGGACGGGATGATCTTGGCGGAGAAGATGTCCTTGTCGGACGTCTTGTCGATGGAGGAGTCGAAGTAGACACCCGGCGAGCGGACCAGCTGCGACACGACGACACGCTCGGTGCCGTTGATGACGAAGGTGCCCTTGTTGGTCATGAGCGGGAAATCGCCCATGAAGACCGTCTGGGACTTGATCTCGCCGGTCTCGTTGTTGGTGAACTCTGCGGTGACGAAGAGGGGAGCGGCGAACGTGAAGTCGCGCTCCTTGCACTCGTCGATCGAGTTCTTCGGCGGCTCGAACCGGTGGTCGCGGAACGTCAGCGACATCGACCCGGAGAAGTCCTCGATCGGCGAGATCTCCTCGAAGATCTCTTCCAGACCAGACTTGGTGGGGACGTCCTGTCCGCTCTCGAGAGCGGCCTCGACGCGACCCTTCCAAGCGGCATTGCCGAGCAGCCAGTCAAAGCTCTCGGTCTGCAGCGCGAGGAGGTTAGGAACCTCGAGGGGCTCCTTGATCTTTGCAAAGGAGATGCGCAGCGGGGCGGTGCTGGCGCCGTTGTTCGTATTGGAGGTCGAGGCGTTGCGCGAGGCGGCCAAGAGGGGGTCCTTCCGAGGGCTCGGACTCACTACGCGCGTACCGGTCCCAAGCTGGCACAGCGGCAGAATTCCCTGGTCAGGGAAGTCGGCCATCAGATGCTCGAGCGAGGGTATGCCCCTGGTGACGGGCAGGAGGCAGCTAACAGGCAGCGCAAAGGGTCAGTGTAGCCACTTGGCTCACTGATGTCCAGAGCGGGTCGTTCGACACCCTCGCTGTACTCAACTCCTGCGGAAAGCCATGCGCTCGATGCGCATATCAGTACTGCCCTCTACGTCGCCGATCCATGCCTCGGATCCGGATCGGTATGACGACGCGTCCTGAGAATTGCGCGCCTCGTGCGGTTCGTCAAGGCCCCCAGGCTCCCGGGCTCCCCCGGGGCGTACGGCGAAGATCACGATACTCGCCCCGACGCGAAGAGCAAGGAAGGCATCCCGGGAACGCCTCAGGGCGACCACCCGAACGGGTGATCGCCCTGAGGACGTGGAGCGCTGAGTCAGAGACTCAACGAGGTCACTTGACCTCGACAGCCGCGCCGGCGGCCTTGAGGGACTCGGCGGCCTTCTCAGCGGCCTCCTTGGCGACCTTCTCGAGGACCGGCTTCGGAGCGCCGTCGACGAGGTCCTTGGCCTCCTTCAGACCCAGCGAGGTCAGCTCACGCACGACCTTGATGACCTGGATCTTCTTGTCGCCGGCACCGGTGAGGATGACGTCGAACTCGTCCTGCTCCTCGGCGGCCTCGGCGGCGCCACCGGCGACACCACCGGCGACGGGGGCGGCAACCGCGGCGGCGGCGGTGACGTCGAACTTCTCCTCGAAGGCCTTCACGAACTCAGAGAGCTCGATGAGGGTCATCTCCTCGAACTGCGCGAGCAGGTCGTCCTGGGTGAGCTTCGCCATGATGGCGTCCTTCCACTAATTCGGCTGGTGCCGATGTACATGTGAGGCGGGCGTACTTCCGGCCCGCTGCGACCTGCGCCTGCGGCGTCGGTCAAAAAGCGAGCCGAATTACTCGGCACCGCCCTGCTCGGCCTGCTTGGCACGAAGCGCCTCCGCGGTGCGGACGAACTTCGACGGAAGCGCCTTGAACAGCGAGGCAGTCTGCGACTGCTTGCCCTTCATGGCGCCCGCCAGCTTGGCGAGCAGAACCTCGCGGGACTCGAGGTCCGCGAGCTTCTTGATCTCATCGGCGGACAGCGCCTTACCGTCAAGGACACCGCCCTTGATGATCAGGTTGGGGTTGTCCTTGGCGAAGTCACGAAGACCCTTCGCCGACTCCACCGGGTCACCGGTGATGAAGGCAACCGCCGTCGGACCTGCGAACAGGTCGTCCAGCGTGTTGATCCCGGCCTCGTTGGCCGCAATCTTGGTCAGCGTGTTCTTCACCACGGCGTACTGGGCGTTCTCACCGAGCGAACGACGCAGCGTCTTGAGCTGCGCCACGGTGAGACCCCGGTACTCGGTCAGCACGGCGGCGTGCGAGCTACGGAACTGGTCCGCGAGCTCGGCTACCGCGGCAGCCTTGTCGGGCCTTGCCATAGAGCGTCGGCCTCCTTCCGGGTGATGAGGACCGCTCAGAAGGGGCTGGGCAAAACGAAACGCCCCGGCGCAGGCGCACGGGGCTGAGCTCGACCGACTGCGC is part of the Streptomyces agglomeratus genome and encodes:
- the rpoB gene encoding DNA-directed RNA polymerase subunit beta; translation: MAASRNASTSNTNNGASTAPLRISFAKIKEPLEVPNLLALQTESFDWLLGNAAWKGRVEAALESGQDVPTKSGLEEIFEEISPIEDFSGSMSLTFRDHRFEPPKNSIDECKERDFTFAAPLFVTAEFTNNETGEIKSQTVFMGDFPLMTNKGTFVINGTERVVVSQLVRSPGVYFDSSIDKTSDKDIFSAKIIPSRGAWLEMEIDKRDMVGVRIDRKRKQSVTVLLKALGWTTEQILEEFGEYESMRATLEKDHTQGQDDALLDIYRKLRPGEPPTREAAQTLLENLYFNPKRYDLAKVGRYKVNKKLGADEPLNAGVLTSKDIIATIKYLVRLHAGEVETVGESGRSIVVETDDIDHFGNRRLRNVGELIQNQVRTGLARMERVVRERMTTQDVEAITPQTLINIRPVVASIKEFFGTSQLSQFMDQNNPLSGLTHKRRLSALGPGGLSRERAGFEVRDVHPSHYGRMCPIETPEGPNIGLIGSLASYGRVNAFGFVETPYRRVTEGVVTDEVDYLTADEEDRFVIAQANATLGEDMRFTESRVLVRRRGGEIDYIPGDDVDYMDVSPRQMVSVATAMIPFLEHDDANRALMGANMMRQAVPLITSEAPLVGTGMEYRCAVDAGDVIKAEKDGVVQEVSADYVTVANDDGTYTTYRIAKFSRSNQGTSVNQKVVVDEGARVVEGQVLADGPATQQGEMALGKNLLVAFMPWEGHNYEDAIILSQRLVQDDVLSSIHIEEHEVDARDTKLGPEEITRDIPNVSEEVLADLDERGIIRIGAEVVAGDILVGKVTPKGETELTPEERLLRAIFGEKAREVRDTSLKVPHGEVGKIIGVRVFDREEGDELPPGVNQLVRVYVAQKRKITDGDKLAGRHGNKGVISKILPIEDMPFMEDGTPVDIILNPLGVPSRMNPGQVLEIHLGWLASQGWKVEGSEEWMERLKVIGADEVAPGTNVATPVFDGAREDEISGLFESTIPNRDGNRMVQPSGKANLFDGRSGEPFPDPISVGYMYILKLHHLVDDKLHARSTGPYSMITQQPLGGKAQFGGQRFGEMEVWALEAYGAAYALQELLTIKSDDVTGRVKVYEAIVKGENIPEPGIPESFKVLIKEMQSLCLNVEVLSSDGMSIEMRDTDEDVFRAAEELGIDLSRREPSSVEEV
- the rplJ gene encoding 50S ribosomal protein L10, which codes for MARPDKAAAVAELADQFRSSHAAVLTEYRGLTVAQLKTLRRSLGENAQYAVVKNTLTKIAANEAGINTLDDLFAGPTAVAFITGDPVESAKGLRDFAKDNPNLIIKGGVLDGKALSADEIKKLADLESREVLLAKLAGAMKGKQSQTASLFKALPSKFVRTAEALRAKQAEQGGAE
- the rplL gene encoding 50S ribosomal protein L7/L12; protein product: MAKLTQDDLLAQFEEMTLIELSEFVKAFEEKFDVTAAAAVAAPVAGGVAGGAAEAAEEQDEFDVILTGAGDKKIQVIKVVRELTSLGLKEAKDLVDGAPKPVLEKVAKEAAEKAAESLKAAGAAVEVK
- a CDS encoding DNA-directed RNA polymerase subunit beta' — protein: MLDVNFFDELRIGLATADDIRTWSHGEVKKPETINYRTLKPEKDGLFCEKIFGPTRDWECYCGKYKRVRFKGIICERCGVEVTRAKVRRERMGHIELAAPVTHIWYFKGVPSRLGYLLDLAPKDLEKVIYFAAYMITFVDEERRTRDLPSLEAHVSVERQQVENRRDADLEARAKKLETDLAELEAEGAKADVRRKVREGAEREMKQLRDRAQREIDRLDEVWSRFKNLKVQDLEGDELLYRELRDRFGTYFDGSMGAAALQKRLESFDLEEEAERLREIIRTGKGQKKTRALKRLKVVSAFLQTSNSPKGMVLDCVPVIPPDLRPMVQLDGGRFATSDLNDLYRRVINRNNRLKRLLDLGAPEIIVNNEKRMLQEAVDALFDNGRRGRPVTGPGNRPLKSLSDMLKGKQGRFRQNLLGKRVDYSARSVIVVGPQLKLHQCGLPKAMALELFKPFVMKRLVDLNHAQNIKSAKRMVERGRTVVYDVLEEVIAEHPVLLNRAPTLHRLGIQAFEPQLVEGKAIQIHPLVCTAFNADFDGDQMAVHLPLSAEAQAEARILMLSSNNILKPADGRPVTMPTQDMVLGLFFLTTDEEERKVIGEGRSFGSTAEATMAFDNRELSLQAKVDIRFPVGTIPPRGWVPPVAEEGEQEFQQGDSFRLRTTLGRALFNELLPEDYPFVDYSVGKKQLSEIVNDLAERYPKVIVAATLDNLKAAGFHWATRSGVTVAISDVVVPEAKKAIVKGYEAQDEKVQKQYERGLITKEERTQELIAIWTKATNEVAEAMNANFPKTNPIFMMVDSGARGNMMQMRQIAGMRGLVSNAKNETIPRPIKASFREGLSVLEYFISTHGARKGLADTALRTADSGYLTRRLVDVSQDVIIREEDCGTDRGLKLKIAEKGADGILRKTDDVETSVYARMLAEDVVIDGKVIAPANVDLGDVLIDQLVVHGVEEVKTRSVLTCESAVGTCAFCYGRSLATGKLVDIGEAVGIIAAQSIGEPGTQLTMRTFHTGGVAGDDITQGLPRVVELFEARTPKGVAPISEAAGRIRIEETEKTKKIVVTPDDGSDETAFPISKRARLLVGEGDHVEVGQKLTVGATNPHDVLRILGQRAVQVHLVGEVQKVYNSQGVSIHDKHIEIIIRQMLRRVTIIESGDAELLPGELVERGRFEGENRRVVTEGGHPASGRPQLMGITKASLATESWLSAASFQETTRVLTDAAINAKSDSLIGLKENVIIGKLIPAGTGLSRYRNIRVEPTEEAKAAMYSAVGYDDIDYSPFGTGSGQAVPLEDYDYGPYNQ
- a CDS encoding peptidoglycan-binding protein, whose translation is MATLSADAVVRALRAEGLRVVEHRDWRTHNRNHKGRWGPVHGVMIHHTVTSATADSVGLCYNGHASLPGPLCHGVIDKAGTVHLVGHGRTNHAGSGDGDVLRAVVAERGAPAPGRNTADGNAHFYGFECVNLGDGADPWPKAQLDAIERASAALCRAHGWSAASVIGHKEWTNQKIDPRGFSMSSMRERIAARLASPPSAPSGSGGPAGPGEPSGSRYEPFPGSAFFRPGANSPVITAMGRRLAAERCAAYTVGPGPRWSEADRRSYARWQRKLGYTGADADGVPGRASWDALKVPRVR